A window of Zingiber officinale cultivar Zhangliang chromosome 5A, Zo_v1.1, whole genome shotgun sequence contains these coding sequences:
- the LOC121981024 gene encoding cyclin-C1-1-like produces MAANFWTSSHYKQLLDPDKVDVVHRLDKEKCLTLEEFRLIKIHMSIHIWRLALHVKVRQRVIATAITYFRRVYTRKSMSEYDPRLVAPTCLYLASKVEESTVQARLLVFYIKKMCTSSSDEKYRFEIKDILEMEMKVLEALDYYLVVFHPYRPLLQLLQDANITDLTQVAWGLVNDTYKMDLILIHPPHMIALACIYIACVLKDKDLTSWFEELRADMNIVKNIAMEILEFFEYCRPDPKNNILLPEDRINAALNKVAAKP; encoded by the exons ATGGCGGCGAACTTCTGGACCTCCTCGCACTA CAAGCAACTCCTTGACCCCGACAAGGTCGACGTGGTCCACCGCCTCGACAAGGAGAAATGCCTCACCTTGGAAGAATTTCGTCTCATCAAGATCCACATGAGCATCC ATATTTGGAGGTTGGCTTTACATGTCAAAGTAAGACAAAG GGTTATAGCTACTGCAATCACATACTTCAGACGAGTATATACAAG GAAGAGTATGTCTGAATATGACCCACGCCTAGTTGCTCCAACATGCTTGTACCTTGCCTCAAAAGTAGAGGAGAGCACAGTGCAGGCCAGACTTCTTGTATTTTACATCAAGAAGATGT GCACATCAAGTTCAGATGAAAAGTATCGCTTTGAAATCAAAGACATTCTTGAAATGGAAATGAAAGTTCTGGAAGCTCTTGATTATTATTTAGTTGTGTTTCACCCTTATCGCCCACTCCTCCA ACTATTGCAGGATGCCAATATAACAGATCTGACTCAGGTTGCTTG GGGTCTCGTAAATGATACCTACAAGATGGATCTTATTCTTATACACCCTCCACATATGATTGCTTTGGCCTGCATTTACATTGCTTGCGTTCTAAAGGACAAGGATCTGACCTCATGGTTCGAGGAACTTCGCGCAGACATGAACATC GTCAAAAATATCGCCATGGAGATATTGGAGTTTTTCGAGTACTGCAGGCCTGACCCAAAGAACAACATCTTACTCCCAGAGGACAGAATCAATGCTGCCCTTAACAAAGTAGCAGCAAAGCCCTGA